Below is a window of Enterococcus gilvus ATCC BAA-350 DNA.
ATTTTTCTAAAGGAAACTCTTTTACTTCTGCGGCGACTGTAATCCCTGTTTCACTTGCATCAAAACGGGTGATTGGGCCAAACCCATGATTTCCTTCTTTTAGATTAGTTAAAAATGTTTCTTCATCGTTTCCGATTGGTGAAGCAACACCAAAGCCTGTAATTACGACACGATTCATTTTCATCCGTCCTTTCTTTACATGACCATTCCGCCATCAACGTTCAATACCTGTCCCGTGATGTATTCGCTTTGAGCTAGAAATAGGGCTGCATTGGCAACATCTTCTACCGTTCCGAAGCTTTTTAGCGGAATTTGTCCTTCCATTTGTTCTTTTACTTTATCGTTCAATTCATTTGTCATATCTGTTTTGATAAATCCAGGAGCAATAGCATTACAGGTAATGCCGCGAGGCGCGACTTCTCTGGCTACAGCTTTCGTGAAGCCGAGAACACCTGCTTTACTCGCCGCGTAATTGCATTGTCCAACATTCCCGATCAAGCCAACGACACTTGAAAGATTGATGATCGCGCCTGCACGTTTCTTCATCATTTTTTTCAATACTTGCTGCGTCATGTTGAAGGTCCCCTTCAGATTAATATCCATAACGTCATCAAAATCCTCCGGCTTCATACGTAAAAGCAATTGGTCCTTTGTGATGCCCGCATTATTGATCAAAATATCGATCGTACCTAGCGTGTCTTCGCATTCCTTGATCATGTGACCAGCATCCTCAAAGGAACTGATATCTCCGCAAATGCTGATACATTTCACGTTGAACGCTTCGATCTCCGCGATTTTTTCCGCAGGAATCTCTTTTCGTCCATTCAATACGATATTTGCACCTGCTTGAGCAAATGCTTTCGCAATTCCCCAGCCGATCCCCCGGCTGCTGCCGGTGATAAACACTGTTTTATTCGTAAGTTCCATTCGAACCTCCCATGTCGTAGTTAGAAATTTATTCGTATCTGGATGTTTAAATTTCTGTCGCTTCTATTGCCTTCGCCAAAGAATGAAGTGACGCTATTGTCCTAAGAAGTCGCTCGTAGCCTGTAAGGTTTTCTCATCTTCTACCCGACTAGTCGCCAATGAACGATCGATTTTTTTAATGAATCCAGACAATGTTTTTCCTGGTCCAATCTCGACCGCTCGTGAGATACCTAGCTCCTTCATCGTTACAACGCTGTCGCTAAAACGGACAGGAGACATCACTTGGCTCGTCAACAAAGAGACAATGTCTTCTTGCGTCATTATTTTTGCAGTGGTATTCGAGATCACTGGCAGGTGCATTTCCCCGAAGACGATCGTTTGCAATACCTCGTTTAGTCGTTTACTCGCTGGCTCTAACAAGGCTGTGTGAAACGGGCCGCTAACGTTTAGTGGGATCATGCGTTTTGTTCCAGCCGCTTGCAATAATTCTTCCGCTTTTTCAACTGCGGCGACTTCACCGCCAATTACGATTTGTTGCGGAGTATTATAGTTTGCTGGTGAAACAATTCCGATAGAAGAAGCTTCTCTACAGCACTCTTCAATTACTTCTGACGCAGTATTCATTACTGCTACCATTTTCCCGCTGCCTGTTGGCGCAGCCTCACTCATGAATTGTCCGCGTTTGTGAACCAGTTGTACCGCATCTTCAAATGTCAAAGCACCCGAGGCGACCAACGCTGTATATTCACCTAAACTCAATCCTGCGACTACATCTGCTTGAAACCCTTTCTCAGTCAACACTCGTAAAAAAGCTGTACTGACAGTCAGTATAGCTGGCTGAGTAAATTTTGTTTCATTGATCTGGTCGTTATCTTCG
It encodes the following:
- the fabG gene encoding 3-oxoacyl-[acyl-carrier-protein] reductase, with amino-acid sequence MELTNKTVFITGSSRGIGWGIAKAFAQAGANIVLNGRKEIPAEKIAEIEAFNVKCISICGDISSFEDAGHMIKECEDTLGTIDILINNAGITKDQLLLRMKPEDFDDVMDINLKGTFNMTQQVLKKMMKKRAGAIINLSSVVGLIGNVGQCNYAASKAGVLGFTKAVAREVAPRGITCNAIAPGFIKTDMTNELNDKVKEQMEGQIPLKSFGTVEDVANAALFLAQSEYITGQVLNVDGGMVM
- the fabD gene encoding ACP S-malonyltransferase, which codes for MKTAFLFSGQGAQYVGMGKELYQQEKVVKETFEEASDLLGFSMEELCFEDNDQINETKFTQPAILTVSTAFLRVLTEKGFQADVVAGLSLGEYTALVASGALTFEDAVQLVHKRGQFMSEAAPTGSGKMVAVMNTASEVIEECCREASSIGIVSPANYNTPQQIVIGGEVAAVEKAEELLQAAGTKRMIPLNVSGPFHTALLEPASKRLNEVLQTIVFGEMHLPVISNTTAKIMTQEDIVSLLTSQVMSPVRFSDSVVTMKELGISRAVEIGPGKTLSGFIKKIDRSLATSRVEDEKTLQATSDFLGQ